One Lycium barbarum isolate Lr01 chromosome 5, ASM1917538v2, whole genome shotgun sequence genomic window carries:
- the LOC132641514 gene encoding uncharacterized protein LOC132641514: MNFLMLRSNQTAVSPAREVQSEPNHAPKPSTTLEGLIAEEPFTESEKRYGEGDEYGNEDDDLADINEKTNSQFAANHIDVKEDEGWITIPKDKLPDNWSEAPDISSICSMDRFFVIPGEQVHILACLSAYKQDTEIITPFKVAAVMHKNGIGQSNQKQNGNTGSNSGSVSPGGAVDDSSGSENGNAKINTEKEVSAGENLLRLEDYKRQTESLVQRFNSSHFFARIAESDEPLWSKRKATEEVSDMIGADGSETVKTLNKNLSLSASTDKGNFDARTSGGVARNAVKCCALPNGDIVVLLQVNVGIEFVRDPVLEILQFEKYQERSLSSLNEENLTYAKQDPCGELLKWLLPIDNSIPPSARPLSPPQLSSSASIRSTSTKPTLSGSSGSQLFSFGNFRSYSMSSLPPNSAPPPSVTTTSTTGPSFSPEDWDRFSFQRSVKSEKTGSEGLLSFRGVSLEPERFSVRCGLEGIFIPGRRWRRKIEIIQPVEITSFAADCNTDDLLCVQIKNVCPAHAPDIVVYIDAVTIIFEEASKSGPPLSLPIACIEAGEDYGLPNLALRRGEEHSFILRPVNPILKSSNGHSGKTFRSSRVHSRNASSTWSHFSNIEERNIGSATDKYAVLVSCRCNYTESKLFFKQPTSWRPRISRDLMISVASEMTKQTLGSFEGGAQLPVQVLTLQASNLTSQDLTMTVLAPASFTSPPSVVSLSTSPTSPMSPFIGGSDFAGRVSIDKQISAAQSNSLVSVNQVPERKNLSQSVSFSERATPIPDVLPSGDLGCTHLWLQSRVPLGCVPAQSTATIKLEVLPLTDGIITLDSLQIDVKEKGVTYVPEQSLKINATSSISTGII, translated from the exons ATGAACTTCCTGATGCTGAGGTCTAATCAGACTGCAGTTTCACCTGCTCGTGAAGTTCAATCCGAGCCAAATCATGCTCCCAAACCAAGTACTACTTTAGAGGGCCTTATTGCTGAAGAACCTTTTACAGAGAGTGAGAAACGCTACGGTGAGGGTGATGAATATGGGAATGAGGATGACGATCTTGCCGACATAAATGAGAAAACCAACTCTCAATTTGCTGCCAACCACATTGATGTTAAAGAGGATGAAGGATGGATAACTATCCCAAAGG ATAAGCTTCCTGATAACTGGAGTGAGGCACCAGATATATCTTCCATATGCTCAATGGACCGCTTCTTTGTTATACCTG GTGAACAGGTCCATATACTTGCATGCCTCTCAGCCTATAAGCAGGATACAGAAATTATTACACCTTTTAAAGTTGCGgcggtcatgcataaaaatggtATTGGACAAAGCAACCAGAAACAAAATGGTAACACAGGGAGTAATTCGGGGTCTGTTTCCCCTGGAGGAGCAGTGGATGATAGTAGTGGGAGTGAGAATGGTAATGCAAAGATTAATACCGAAAAGGAGGTTTCTGCTGGTGAAAATctgttgagattggaagattacAAAAGACAAACTGAATCACTAGTACAAAGGTTTAACAGTTCTCACTTTTTCGCTCGAATTGCCGAGTCTGATGAGCCTCTGTGGTCAAAAAGAAAAGCTACGGAGGAAGTCTCTGATATGATTGGAGCAGATGGTTCAGAAACAGTAAAGACACTTAATAAGAATCTATCTTTGAGTGCTTCCACTGATAAGGGAAATTTTGATGCTAGAACCTCTGGTGGAGTGGCAAGAAATGCTGTCAAGTGTTGTGCCCTTCCAAATGGAGATATAGTG GTACTTTTACAAGTAAATGTCGGTATCGAGTTTGTGAGAGATCCTGTGCTTGAAATTCTTCAATTTGAGAAGTATCAAGAGAGAAGTTTGTCATCTTTGAATGAGGAAAATTTGACTTATGCAAAGCAGGATCCCTGTGGTGAACTGTTGAAATGGCTACTTCCTATAGATAATTCTATTCCCCCTTCAGCACGACCTTTATCCCCGCCTCAATTAAGTTCTAGTGCGAGCATTCGTAGTACATCCACAAAGCCCACCTTATCTGGATCTTCTGGATCACAGCTCTTTTCTTTTGGTAACTTTAGAAGTTACTCCATGTCTTCACTTCCACCAAATAGTGCACCACCTCCATCTGTTACAACGACCTCCACTACTGGACCAAGTTTTAGTCCAGAAGATTGGGATCGTTTTTCATTTCAACGGTCAGTGAAGAGTGAAAAGACTGGGAGTGAAGGGCTTTTATCTTTTAGAGGTGTATCTCTTGAGCCAGAAAGATTTTCGGTTCGCTGTGGTTTAGAAGGTATTTTCATTCCCGGAAGGAGATGGAGGAGGAAAATTGAAATAATTCAACCAGTAGAAATTACTTCTTTTGCTGCTGACTGCAATACAGATGATCTCCTGTGTGTCCAGATCAAG AATGTCTGTCCAGCACATGCGCCTGACATTGTTGTCTACATAGATGCTGTAACAATCATTTTTGAAGAAGCTTCAAAAAGTGGGCCTCCATTATCATTACCAATTGCATGTATTGAAGCTGGGGAAGACTATGGTTTGCCAAATTTGGCCCTCAG GAGAGGTGAAGAACACTCTTTCATTCTCAGACCAGTCAATCCCATCTTGAAGAGTTCCAATGGTCATAGTGGAAAAACTTTTCGATCTTCACGAGTACATTCTAGAAATGCATCATCAACATGGAGCCATTTCTCCAATATTGAGGAAAGAAATATTGGGTCAGCTACTGATAAATATGCAGTTCTGGTATCATGTCGATGCAATTACACAG AATCAAAGTTATTCTTCAAGCAGCCAACAAGCTGGAGACCACGAATTTCTAGGGACCTTATGATCTCTGTTGCATCTGAAATGACAAAACAAACCCTCGGATCTTTTGAAGGAGGTGCTCAGCTTCCAGTGCAG GTCCTGACTTTACAGGCATCAAACCTGACGTCACAAGATCTGACAATGACAGTGCTTGCTCCAGCTTCCTTTACTTCCCCACCTTCTGTGGTGTCATTGAGTACTTCACCGACATCACCAATGAGTCCCTTCATTGGTGGTTCTGATTTTGCAGGGAGGGTGAGTATTGATAAGCAAATTAGTGCTGCTCAGAGCAATAGCTTGGTATCAGTAAATCAAGTACCAGAACGGAAAAATCTTTCTCAATCAGTTTCATTTAGTGAGAGGGCCACTCCCATACCTGATGTGCTTCCAAGTGGTGATTTAGGCTGTACACATCTATGGTTGCAGAGCAGAGTTCCCTTAGG ATGTGTGCCCGCTCAATCTACCGCAACTATCAAACTTGAAGTACTTCCCCTGACGGATGGTATAATCACGCTTGATTCTTTACAGATTGATGTTAAGGAGAAAG GTGTGACATATGTTCCTGAGCAGTCATTGAAGATCAATGCAACTTCAAGCATTTCCACTGGGATTATCTGA
- the LOC132641513 gene encoding protein TWIN LOV 1 isoform X2, giving the protein MESQLDLIEQQFNVRYSDGVEEALDELPDSFTITDPSICGHPIVYASKGFLKIFGYSRNEVIGKNGRVFQGPKTNRRSVMAIREAIREERGIQISLLNYRKDGTPFWMLFHMCPVYSEKDGRVVHFLGVQVPILRRRKLLGGGIGKNGGVCNDGGNCRESAYRCCRREVCSNSIMELDRALSVDSVSGSDHTEVDVEGPCEASDQEKTKASVAVNNIMSVLAHYSELTGRLVSDKRCCQSGTSLLSASLNISFGRIKQSFVLTDAHLPDMPIVYASDAFLKLTGFARHEVLGRNCRFLSGEDTDRDTQFQIKQCIQNEQPCTVHILNYRKDGTAFWNFLHISPIRNASGKKFGVEFLFPKPIHFLHIIRTNEASQKYAHSLGCILCWYSDRRY; this is encoded by the exons ATGGAATCACAACTGGATTTAATTGAACAACAATTTAATGTTAGATACTCAGATGGGGTTGAAGAAGCACTTGATGAATTGCCTGATAGTTTTACAATTACTGATCCTTCTATTTGTGGACACCCTATTGTTTATGCATCAAAgggtttcttgaaaatatttggTTATTCAAGAAATGAGGTTATTGGTAAGAATGGAAGGGTGTTTCAAGGGCCTAAGACGAATAGAAGATCAGTTATGGCGATACGAGAGGCGATACGAGAGGAGAGAGGTATACAAATCAGTTTGTTGAACTATAGGAAGGATGGGACACCCTTTTGGATGTTGTTTCATATGTGTCCTGTTTATAGTGAGAAGGATGGAAGGGTGGTTCATTTTTTGGGAGTTCAAGTTCCTATTTTAAGGAGGAGAAAGTTATTAGGAGGTGGAATTGGGAAAAATGGAGGAGTATGTAATGATGGAGGTAATTGCAGGGAGTCTGCTTATAGATGTTGTAGGAGGGAGGTCTGCTCGAATTCGATTATGGAATTGGATAGAGCATTATCAGTTGATTCGGTTTCAGGGTCGGACCATACAG AAGTAGACGTTGAAGGGCCATGTGAAGCAAGTGATCAAGAGAAGACAAAAGCCAGTGTTGCTGTTAACAACATAATGTCCGTGTTGGCACATTACAGCGAGTTGACAGGCAGACTAGTCAGTGACAAGAGATGCTGTCAATCCGGAACGAGTCTGCTCAGTGCATCCTTAAATATATCTTTTGGTAGAATAAAACAAAGCTTTGTATT AACTGATGCGCACTTACCTGACATGCCGATTGTCTATGCAAGTGATGCCTTCCTAAAATTAACAG GCTTCGCGAGACATGAAGTATTGGGTCGTAATTGTCGGTTCTTAAGTGGAGAAGATACAGACAGAGACACACAATTTCAG ATAAAACAATGCATCCAAAATGAACAACCATGTACTGTACATATCTTAAATTACAG AAAAGATGGAACCGCATTTTGGAATTTTCTTCACATTTCACCGATCCGGAATGCTTCAGGAAAG AAGTTTGGGGTAGAATTCTTGTTTCCAAAGCCAATCCATTTTCTGCACATAATCAGAACAAATGAAGCCTCACAAAAATATGCGCATAGCTTAG GTTGCATACTATGTTGGTATTCAGATAGAAGATACTAG
- the LOC132641517 gene encoding uncharacterized protein LOC132641517 isoform X2, producing MPERVLRQFGHTQSIPPDVRHELRHYQRDDRAAIDDNFLAFMDVQLHRWENRLGTLAVVGHLTPVEHYMRWYHQITRRLIGNPALRPPRDVGYSALAGQYEALLVAVQRLRILGLEHMPYPGLAGLAAEMVRIFEDGIRQAGEIRRMAELVPEAEYQAAPGAPRGGGRAGRGRRAAGGRRARRGRGTAAGRPSGGGRVDEADEADPIPEGVHGLVHPQPFQAGGSSPGDSPTFTPALLLAEIPGSSSQPSHNAYMEERDNVDWAALRASLTDERPVRNSEGARILDFDEFLIPVSI from the exons atgcccgagcgtgtcttacgacagtttgggcatacacagagtataccccctgatgtccgtcatgagctccgacactaccagcgggacgatcgggctgccattgatgataattttttggctttcatggatgtccagctccaccgttgggagaacaggttgggcactttagcggtggtcggccatttgactcccgttgagcattacatgcgctggtaccatcagatcacacgccgattgattggcaacccagctttgcgtccccctagggatgtaggatattcagcactcgcggggcagtacgaggcattg ctggtggccgtacagcgtttacgcatcttggggttagagcatatgccttaccctgggcttgcggggcttgccgcggagatggttaggattttcgaggatggtatccgccaggcaggcgagattaggcgcatggcggagcttgttccggaggctgagtatcaggcagcaccgggggctcccagaggaggaggccgtgctggcagaggacgccgtgctgccggaggacgccgtgcgcgtagaggacgcggcACTGCTGCCGGAAGACCTAGTGGTGGAGGACgggtagatgaggcggatgaggccgatcccattccagagggcgttcacggtctagtccatccgcagcccttccaggccggtggcagctcacctggagactcacctacgtttacgccggcgctcttacttgctgagatacccgggtcttcatcacagccgagccataatgcatacatggaggagcgtgataacgttgattgggcggcgttacgcgcttcattaactgatgagcggcctgtgaggaattcagagggagcccggattcttgactttgatgagtttttgatcccggttagtatttaa
- the LOC132641517 gene encoding uncharacterized protein LOC132641517 isoform X1, which yields MVITDLYLYVMQLFMWTLYAAILDGLPPFCRAGQGVWRSRCPLIHLDIVEDHMPERVLRQFGHTQSIPPDVRHELRHYQRDDRAAIDDNFLAFMDVQLHRWENRLGTLAVVGHLTPVEHYMRWYHQITRRLIGNPALRPPRDVGYSALAGQYEALLVAVQRLRILGLEHMPYPGLAGLAAEMVRIFEDGIRQAGEIRRMAELVPEAEYQAAPGAPRGGGRAGRGRRAAGGRRARRGRGTAAGRPSGGGRVDEADEADPIPEGVHGLVHPQPFQAGGSSPGDSPTFTPALLLAEIPGSSSQPSHNAYMEERDNVDWAALRASLTDERPVRNSEGARILDFDEFLIPVSI from the exons atggtgatcactgatttgtatttatatgttatgcagctatttatgtGGACGctgtacgctgctatattagatggtttgccccccttctgtagggcaggtcagggggtttggaggtcgcggtgtccattgatacacctggacatcgtagaggatcacatgcccgagcgtgtcttacgacagtttgggcatacacagagtataccccctgatgtccgtcatgagctccgacactaccagcgggacgatcgggctgccattgatgataattttttggctttcatggatgtccagctccaccgttgggagaacaggttgggcactttagcggtggtcggccatttgactcccgttgagcattacatgcgctggtaccatcagatcacacgccgattgattggcaacccagctttgcgtccccctagggatgtaggatattcagcactcgcggggcagtacgaggcattg ctggtggccgtacagcgtttacgcatcttggggttagagcatatgccttaccctgggcttgcggggcttgccgcggagatggttaggattttcgaggatggtatccgccaggcaggcgagattaggcgcatggcggagcttgttccggaggctgagtatcaggcagcaccgggggctcccagaggaggaggccgtgctggcagaggacgccgtgctgccggaggacgccgtgcgcgtagaggacgcggcACTGCTGCCGGAAGACCTAGTGGTGGAGGACgggtagatgaggcggatgaggccgatcccattccagagggcgttcacggtctagtccatccgcagcccttccaggccggtggcagctcacctggagactcacctacgtttacgccggcgctcttacttgctgagatacccgggtcttcatcacagccgagccataatgcatacatggaggagcgtgataacgttgattgggcggcgttacgcgcttcattaactgatgagcggcctgtgaggaattcagagggagcccggattcttgactttgatgagtttttgatcccggttagtatttaa
- the LOC132641513 gene encoding protein TWIN LOV 1 isoform X3, which translates to MESQLDLIEQQFNVRYSDGVEEALDELPDSFTITDPSICGHPIVYASKGFLKIFGYSRNEVIGKNGRVFQGPKTNRRSVMAIREAIREERGIQISLLNYRKDGTPFWMLFHMCPVYSEKDGRVVHFLGVQVPILRRRKLLGGGIGKNGGVCNDGGNCRESAYRCCRREVCSNSIMELDRALSVDSVSGSDHTEVDVEGPCEASDQEKTKASVAVNNIMSVLAHYSELTGRLVSDKRCCQSGTSLLSASLNISFGRIKQSFVLTDAHLPDMPIVYASDAFLKLTGFARHEVLGRNCRFLSGEDTDRDTQFQIKQCIQNEQPCTVHILNYRKDGTAFWNFLHISPIRNASGKEE; encoded by the exons ATGGAATCACAACTGGATTTAATTGAACAACAATTTAATGTTAGATACTCAGATGGGGTTGAAGAAGCACTTGATGAATTGCCTGATAGTTTTACAATTACTGATCCTTCTATTTGTGGACACCCTATTGTTTATGCATCAAAgggtttcttgaaaatatttggTTATTCAAGAAATGAGGTTATTGGTAAGAATGGAAGGGTGTTTCAAGGGCCTAAGACGAATAGAAGATCAGTTATGGCGATACGAGAGGCGATACGAGAGGAGAGAGGTATACAAATCAGTTTGTTGAACTATAGGAAGGATGGGACACCCTTTTGGATGTTGTTTCATATGTGTCCTGTTTATAGTGAGAAGGATGGAAGGGTGGTTCATTTTTTGGGAGTTCAAGTTCCTATTTTAAGGAGGAGAAAGTTATTAGGAGGTGGAATTGGGAAAAATGGAGGAGTATGTAATGATGGAGGTAATTGCAGGGAGTCTGCTTATAGATGTTGTAGGAGGGAGGTCTGCTCGAATTCGATTATGGAATTGGATAGAGCATTATCAGTTGATTCGGTTTCAGGGTCGGACCATACAG AAGTAGACGTTGAAGGGCCATGTGAAGCAAGTGATCAAGAGAAGACAAAAGCCAGTGTTGCTGTTAACAACATAATGTCCGTGTTGGCACATTACAGCGAGTTGACAGGCAGACTAGTCAGTGACAAGAGATGCTGTCAATCCGGAACGAGTCTGCTCAGTGCATCCTTAAATATATCTTTTGGTAGAATAAAACAAAGCTTTGTATT AACTGATGCGCACTTACCTGACATGCCGATTGTCTATGCAAGTGATGCCTTCCTAAAATTAACAG GCTTCGCGAGACATGAAGTATTGGGTCGTAATTGTCGGTTCTTAAGTGGAGAAGATACAGACAGAGACACACAATTTCAG ATAAAACAATGCATCCAAAATGAACAACCATGTACTGTACATATCTTAAATTACAG AAAAGATGGAACCGCATTTTGGAATTTTCTTCACATTTCACCGATCCGGAATGCTTCAGGAAAG gAGGAGTAG
- the LOC132641513 gene encoding protein TWIN LOV 1 isoform X1, with product MESQLDLIEQQFNVRYSDGVEEALDELPDSFTITDPSICGHPIVYASKGFLKIFGYSRNEVIGKNGRVFQGPKTNRRSVMAIREAIREERGIQISLLNYRKDGTPFWMLFHMCPVYSEKDGRVVHFLGVQVPILRRRKLLGGGIGKNGGVCNDGGNCRESAYRCCRREVCSNSIMELDRALSVDSVSGSDHTEVDVEGPCEASDQEKTKASVAVNNIMSVLAHYSELTGRLVSDKRCCQSGTSLLSASLNISFGRIKQSFVLTDAHLPDMPIVYASDAFLKLTGFARHEVLGRNCRFLSGEDTDRDTQFQIKQCIQNEQPCTVHILNYRKDGTAFWNFLHISPIRNASGKVAYYVGIQIEDTSEVRGKQGLNPEIGQRSVVAAVKVAVRGWSMGASTS from the exons ATGGAATCACAACTGGATTTAATTGAACAACAATTTAATGTTAGATACTCAGATGGGGTTGAAGAAGCACTTGATGAATTGCCTGATAGTTTTACAATTACTGATCCTTCTATTTGTGGACACCCTATTGTTTATGCATCAAAgggtttcttgaaaatatttggTTATTCAAGAAATGAGGTTATTGGTAAGAATGGAAGGGTGTTTCAAGGGCCTAAGACGAATAGAAGATCAGTTATGGCGATACGAGAGGCGATACGAGAGGAGAGAGGTATACAAATCAGTTTGTTGAACTATAGGAAGGATGGGACACCCTTTTGGATGTTGTTTCATATGTGTCCTGTTTATAGTGAGAAGGATGGAAGGGTGGTTCATTTTTTGGGAGTTCAAGTTCCTATTTTAAGGAGGAGAAAGTTATTAGGAGGTGGAATTGGGAAAAATGGAGGAGTATGTAATGATGGAGGTAATTGCAGGGAGTCTGCTTATAGATGTTGTAGGAGGGAGGTCTGCTCGAATTCGATTATGGAATTGGATAGAGCATTATCAGTTGATTCGGTTTCAGGGTCGGACCATACAG AAGTAGACGTTGAAGGGCCATGTGAAGCAAGTGATCAAGAGAAGACAAAAGCCAGTGTTGCTGTTAACAACATAATGTCCGTGTTGGCACATTACAGCGAGTTGACAGGCAGACTAGTCAGTGACAAGAGATGCTGTCAATCCGGAACGAGTCTGCTCAGTGCATCCTTAAATATATCTTTTGGTAGAATAAAACAAAGCTTTGTATT AACTGATGCGCACTTACCTGACATGCCGATTGTCTATGCAAGTGATGCCTTCCTAAAATTAACAG GCTTCGCGAGACATGAAGTATTGGGTCGTAATTGTCGGTTCTTAAGTGGAGAAGATACAGACAGAGACACACAATTTCAG ATAAAACAATGCATCCAAAATGAACAACCATGTACTGTACATATCTTAAATTACAG AAAAGATGGAACCGCATTTTGGAATTTTCTTCACATTTCACCGATCCGGAATGCTTCAGGAAAG GTTGCATACTATGTTGGTATTCAGATAGAAGATACTAGCGAGGTTCGGGGGAAACAAGGTTTAAATCCGGAGATTGGGCAGCGCAGTGTTGTTGCTGCTGTAAAGGTTGCTGTAAGAGGCTGGTCAATGGGTGCAAGCACCTCCTAG